The Styela clava chromosome 3, kaStyClav1.hap1.2, whole genome shotgun sequence genome includes the window AAAGAAGCAGAATTGAATTCGTTGATTTTTCAAGGTAATAATAAGGCATGAACCAAACCTAGAGGTGGTATTTGAGCAGAAACAGCAggatataaaaataaagaattaaaacTATTGTATAGATTCGCTAAAAAGTCAATTTTAAAACTAGAAGGGTCAGGAAGGTAATGTTGTGTATGGATTTAAAATTCCTTTGGGGTCGAGCAattgtttgatatttttcatcatAGAAATTGCCTCGGGTGATTTGTTCAAAcctatatatttctttttcttgaatctgcaaaataaaaaaataaaaacactggAATAAACAAGATCTCTGTAACACAGAAGCTTTTCACTTAAGGTAgagacatttgaaaatattaaaagattAAGTCTTTACACAACACACTGTAATTGATTGACAATAAAAATCTAGTGTAGCTGCCATAAAACTCAAATATGCTTTACTCAGGGGGTCATttaaggatttacatatttatctgtAAATCTGTTatctgggggagaggaaaaaaagtggtggtggaggaagccgtaaccgaccagcggttacgtgaaccacccaacgacggcgaggagtccagcaatcctctcgcacataaccatccctgcatgggattcgaacctgcgaacccatgcagagtaattagaggcgCGGTGGCGAGcgcattcctaacgcttagcccgttgagccacaccacAGCGATTTGTTAACATATAATTATCTCTAATCCCAATAGCACAAAAGCTACATAGTGGAATAGTAGTATTAAACAATACCTTGGTTCAAGTAGAATTTCAATTATCACCCTTAACTCAGACATGAGTTCCTTTACGCGAGCAAGTGTGTGTGACCTCGCTTTGAGTAAATTATTGGTAGACTTTTCATTGTTCCAAGATGGTTGTGGCTATCTTTGCCAATACATCCATCCACATGGAGTACTACAAATTAACTTTGctttaaataaaacaagtacCGGTAATTAAAAATATGTAGTATTACAGTGATTCTCACCCCAAGCCATGCTCCGCACTTATACTTCCTTTCAAACTGGCAGTATAGTCATATACAAAAGGTTCAATCTGTGCTAAAATATTGGCATCATATTCCTTAGAAACAACATTCAGGTGGAGATTTCCATCACCTGTATGAAAATCATGGCGAGAGCAACAAAGATTCAGAATCAATTATACATTAATATTATCCTGCACTAATATTCTGTTTTCTGAATAGAATATTGAGGCTGAATAGAACAGACGCTAATATACATTCACATACACTAATATAATAGTTCTCATAAGAATTTTGAGTTTGAGTACTGAAAAGGTAATACAAAaatgtcaattttattttaacgaCTTTATTGTACATATTTAAATAGTTGTCTACATTATGCATATACAGACTATTTCTAGACAACTTTGTTAAACGGGCTGCCAATAGTATTTCAACAGAACCTTGTATGAACAAAAAAATGGGAATATTCAATCATTATTTAATAAACATTGAGAAAGAGCAAAAACATATGCCTACCAAGATGTCCATATCCATATACTGTACAATCATCTCCCATCCTTTTACGCATGATATTTACAATATCGTACATTTTTATTGTAGGCAATGATATATCATATTTGTATGTATAACCTTTGCATTTGAGAGCTTCAGCAATATTTTCCCTGAGATTCCATATTGactgaaaaaatcatttttttagttttttaggCCGTTTGCAGCCtaaagtgaaaaataaattataaaaagacaatggaaaattatttttggacaaaatttaatatttttaattaagtGAGAAAGACAAGACAGTTGAAATGCACCAATTCTCAGAAAGCCATGCAAAATCAGAAAATGAGGCAACATCTCCAAGCAATGGATAAAGCTCATTCAATACTGGTTGAAACATGTCCTTTAAACTATGCTTGGAGAAGGATTTAATGAACTGTGTTTCTTCACCATGACATGACAGtcatataaaataaatgtaataatatttgtttcttAGGTAGTTTAGCTCATATTGTTTTATGTATGTTTGCTGTAAGCAAGGTCACACATGCACtgctaaaatatataattcactGGTAGTGTCAATTATCAACCACTGACTTGTGAAAGCTACATGTGGACGTGGACCCACTAACTCTATAACACAATAATTATGAGTGTTTCAAAAAATCACAGCCATTCTAACCTGAATTTTTGATAAATCTGTTGCAAGAGTTCCATCTTTTGCAAAATTCGATTCCAGacaattttcaacaaataaatCCAATTTGTCTCCGTCATGTGCAGCATTAGAACCTTGAGTAGAGTTATGGAACAGTTTaaatgtttgatgaattatattttaacttCATTGGTGTCgcaacaaaacatttcatacaaatatgaatagaaaaagaaaatttagacATTGATATGCAGTAGGTGCACATTTAGTGCTCATTGCTTTGCTATTCTCTCAAGTTAGTACCGTATACAAAAAGGGAAATTGAACAGAGCTTCTGTATATGAAATTAAACAGTGAAAATTCACCAAAAGCAGTTGAGTGGTTCAAAAAATGAATAGAtggtcaataattttgatgtgATTCTAAAAGAATAATTCAAAACTTGAAACTACTTGGAAGATCACAAGACCTCAATGTTTTTTCAACCagtattttttgaaatgtaaaaccAACCTGATGTttcaaccaaaaaataaaatggatgTTCAGATATTGGATTTGGCATTCCTAGTTGTTCTCCCACTTCTTTCATGCATGATGAATCAAGAAATTCAATCGCGGACAAAATCTCGCCTAGAGATGTTTTGGCTAATTTTAACAGAGAAAGAAGGTCCTCGAATGTGTCTGCACCTAAAGATAAAGAGGATTACATCAgcttttattgaatttattcaaGTTGAGAGATTATTCAAGTTCAAAATATAGTTTGAATCAGAGTAAGACCGTACACTTCGGTATTGAAATATCAGTCTTTTAATCATGATATCAattattttctttcaaatttcattCTGTTCAAAAATCGTTGGGTGAATACAATTGAGAATTTTTCCCAAAGTCAAAAAAACCTTACAATACTTATTACAAGGTTACATCATTTCATCTCACTTACTGGTATCTCAAACATATCAGGTTGTTTGCATTACATTTAGCAAAGCGAGTCACTTATACCCTACTTCAAACAAGAGTGTCAGCATTTTCATGGTGCGTGTTTGCATAAAGACTACCAACTTAAATATTGCTACATCAAAGTTTATCATTGTGTTTCTAACTCATGGATGACTATAATGACATGAATAAGACAGTATAAAATACCATTACAAAATGATTCCTTCTAGTACAAAAAAAATGGGAATTATCATTTTACAAGTACATTATCATGTAATCTGGCATGAAAATTGGATGCTACTTTTGTGTTACAGTCATAATATCACTTTGCCAATTGCTTTTCTCATTCAAATTATCAGACACCGAACAATATATTCAATAGATTTTACCAGAAAAAATTCCGGTAGAATAGCATATGATAACCAAATGCTGAACAAGAGAGATTCCAGCCCTTACAAGGATAAAGGCTCCTCACATATCAGAGGCTGCTTCTACAGATCCTCATTTAGAGTGAGTGGTATAAGAAACATTTTTGTTGaacataataaatttttttaccgAAAAAAGCGACATTAACACAGGAAGGTTTGACAGGCGCAAGTATAGATACACCAGTTATAACACCCAACGTTCCCTCTGATCCTATAAATAGCTGTTTGAGATCGTAACCAGTGTTATCTTTCCTGATAGTACTTGAGAAATCCATGACTCTACCATCAGCCAAAACCTGTTATAAATGAACAAACAAGCAATATTAATGAAGTAGTTCAAGCTGGGTGCAAAATTGCAGAAAAAacaaatcacaatttttttgtaattatttgTAAAACCAGGAGGGTATTAATATAAATAGTCGAGAGTTTTTTCAGACATTAGAAGTAGAAACAAAATCGTTCTAGACCTTCAACTAGGCAATTTCAACTAATTTAGGCTATTGAGAGTACAAGCACACATACTTACTGCTTCAATACCTAGGACTGATCCTCTGAGCGAACCATATCTTAAAAATCTGATTCCTGCAGCGTTTGTAGACAGATTTCCACCTATTAGACAACTACCCTTCGCTCCCAGGTCCAAAGGCATTGTCAAATTATGAGAAGCGAGAGCTGtgttcaaattttccaaaatacaACCAGATTGGCATTGCAATATACCTGTACTGAGATAaaagtattttcatatttataccaGGAGAGAAGGGAAAGTATTAGTCGTAAATGAAGCCATGAGTGAGTTTTAATATGTTTCCAATGATATTACCCACAAAGTCACAGTTGTAGCCTTAAACTCAAGAGAATGGCTTCTAATAGCGGTAATCGAAATTTTTAACAGAAGCCAAAAAGCATCAAGTTGACTGAaagtgataaataaaaaaaaggctTGCACACACAAAACAGTCataatttgattgaaatttggAGCCGCAGCCAAAATTTCTGTTAACCAAGAGACAAGAGTTAGGTGCCAAAAATTGGCTTTTAAAATGGATCAGAGTTTGAAGTCGgttttaatttttcacaaacTTCACAGCTCATTAAGAAGTCATACTCAGGACCATGTTCATTCATAGGATTGGTAATAAATCATAAACACAAACATCTACACGAACCTGTCAAAGGATCAATTGATGTAATCTCATTCATCAGTTGCATAGAAAGAataatttcatcaaaaacaGGAACACTTCCTCCAACTAATCCAGTGTTCCCACTCTGAAAATATTTAGCATAAATTCTATTAATTATGAGGTCAGCTGAATTAATCATTGTAATAATCTCAACTATTTGATAAAACTGTGTTCAGGGTTTTAAGGaaaaaaaacagtgataaatGTCTTCAGTTCCAAGCTATGTGAACGCTGAATTTTACAGAAATTTGGTATAAGCAAGCCTTCTATATGTGTCTGTTGAAATTTTGACTTCAATaatcaacaataacaacaacacaaAGTTTCGACTTCTGGGTTTAGTCTCCACAGCCTTGTTATGACTTTACCCGGGTGTTATGGAGTGGGTAGGAAATACTGAACCGAAAGAATTCCAATCCTTTCAAAAATACTTTTTCAAATATAGGTGAATGCTAGTTCAGGATTaggattcaaaaatttatgcTGGGGTAGAGAAAAGTCGATATTAACACCGCATGGAATTCGAGCCTGcgaatcagaggtgcagtggcaagcatattcctaacaaTAAGCACGTGTCGAGCCACGGGCTTGTACAGAGCTTTATTCAGAGTGAAGGGTGTAAAAAAGTCCTATGAATCACTTCAGAAATATTCAACACTGCATTGAACTCAATTCAGCAAATGTATCATAAATATCTTTAACCTGTGGACAAACAGCTAAATTTTGTTCATTACAGTGCATGAGAATTTTTGAAACTTCTTCAGTTGTTTTGGGCTTCAACAAAACCTGTAATAAATAAGAAGAACTTATTGAATAATGGTGTATCATGGTCCACTTCTGTgccacagaaacattttcaggtaGGCCACAAACCTAtcaaaaattgctagagttattgataaatttgttAAACTTTGATTGTAGTAGCAAATAGCAAtaaatgatgatgctgtttttcacTGAGTGGTAATTATTGAAGTGGAAGTATGTCTATCTttgcagaaagtttttttttgtttttcttgtagttttctCTTGCATAAGACAGGTAATGGGCCAGAATTTTTTGCGCATCAAAAGTGAGCCATGAAacaaaggttgagaaccacccAGCTAGAAAATGATTTCTCAAATCGAAAAATCTTAGTTCATGAATACCAGTTCTTGCATCACAAATACATTATATAAATACATTGCCATATATTCCTCAATTTTTGCCAACCGGCTGATGGATGAGTATTGAGTATCATTGAAAAAAGTTGTGCCCAAACTTGAAGACAAGGTAATGCGTTTAAATAGTACTATTTTGTTTATCCTGTACCTTACTCTGTCCACGAACAGTGTTCAACCAATCCACATTATATGATTCAATTACACTTTCATCTGTAATAACACGTTGTTCACCTAATATACTTTCAAATGTTCTGATGTCTTTATCTGATACAAATCCATAGGGTCctctaaaattattttacaaaatatcaatGGTGTAAAAGAACAAATTTAATCTGTTTTGGGAGACTCTGGACAAGCAATTTAAAGAATCTTTGGGAATCGTTTTTATCTGCTTAACATTTGATTAATAGGGCCATAATATCAAATCCTTAAAGTAATAAATGCATTGAGATGCAATGATTTAGAATTTTAGCTAAAAGACCTGAAGA containing:
- the LOC120342252 gene encoding D-2-hydroxyglutarate dehydrogenase, mitochondrial-like, translating into MTLARSALCLINYSRSSRCLGNIRQISSSSSNLTLTKLTSELYDVKRGPYGFVSDKDIRTFESILGEQRVITDESVIESYNVDWLNTVRGQSKVLLKPKTTEEVSKILMHCNEQNLAVCPQSGNTGLVGGSVPVFDEIILSMQLMNEITSIDPLTGILQCQSGCILENLNTALASHNLTMPLDLGAKGSCLIGGNLSTNAAGIRFLRYGSLRGSVLGIEAVLADGRVMDFSSTIRKDNTGYDLKQLFIGSEGTLGVITGVSILAPVKPSCVNVAFFGADTFEDLLSLLKLAKTSLGEILSAIEFLDSSCMKEVGEQLGMPNPISEHPFYFLVETSGSNAAHDGDKLDLFVENCLESNFAKDGTLATDLSKIQSIWNLRENIAEALKCKGYTYKYDISLPTIKMYDIVNIMRKRMGDDCTVYGYGHLGDGNLHLNVVSKEYDANILAQIEPFVYDYTASLKGSISAEHGLGFKKKKYIGLNKSPEAISMMKNIKQLLDPKGILNPYTTLPS